A section of the Maylandia zebra isolate NMK-2024a linkage group LG8, Mzebra_GT3a, whole genome shotgun sequence genome encodes:
- the sbk1 gene encoding serine/threonine-protein kinase SBK1 produces the protein MQDHGGERQVASSLPHSVKASLSLSPSGPGRVGSGGGSPTSKMGYCGGVPVEDMQALAITSLSAADVAKQYEHIRELGKGTYGKVDLVVHRTQGTKMALKFVTKNKTKLKSFLREYSLTGSLSCSPFIIKVLDVLFETEDSYVFGQEYAPAGDLFDIIPPQVGLPEEMVKRCMQQLGLALDFMHSKNLVHRDVKPENVLLFDRECRRIKLADFGMTRRVGCRVKRVSGTIPYTAPEVCRANRSEGFLVTTSLDVWAFGVLVFCMLTGNFPWEAAMPADAFYEEFRRWQKAGCPVGTYPSQWRRFTDDALRMFQRLLAAEPEKRCGVKDVFCFVKYELVSELRRRASCRAKRSERSSSGVCTGSCTSSTSTSSRSSHRHPEPSTPPGTSCLRPAPLKRSVLSDPLSPREESGQHQSPGRDKNKSQMVMATAIEICV, from the exons TCTGCCCCACAGCGTCAAGGCGAGCCTGTCTCTTTCTCCGTCTGGACCGGGGCGGGTGGGCAGCGGCGGAGGCTCCCCTACGTCAAAAATGGGCTACTGCGGAGGGGTGCCCGTGGAGGATATGCAGGCCCTGGCCATCACTTCTCTATCAGCCGCAGACGTAGCCAAACAGTACGAGCACATCCGCGAGCTGGGGAAGGGCACCTACGGGAAGGTGGACCTGGTGGTGCACAGGACGCAGG gcacCAAAATGGCCCTGAAGTTTGTTACCAAGAACAAGACAAAGCTGAAAAGTTTCCTGCGGGAATACAGCCTAACAGGCTCACTTAGCTGCAGTCCTTTTATCATCAAAGTCCTGGACGTGCTTTTTGAAACGGAGGACAGCTACGTGTTTGGACAAGAGTATGCCCCCGCCGGGGACCTTTTCGACATCATACCCCCACAG GTGGGTCTTCCAGAAGAAATGGTCAAACGCTGCATGCAGCAGCTGGGGTTGGCCCTGGACTTTATGCACAGTAAAAACCTGGTGCACCGCGACGTCAAACCCGAGAACGTGCTCCTGTTTGACCGCGAGTGCCGCCGCATCAAGCTGGCTGACTTTGGTATGACCCGACGTGTGGGCTGCCGTGTGAAACGGGTGAGTGGCACCATCCCCTACACGGCTCCGGAGGTTTGCCGCGCTAACCGGTCAGAGGGTTTTTTGGTGACCACCAGCCTGGATGTGTGGGCGTTTGGCGTGCTGGTGTTCTGTATGCTGACGGGCAACTTCCCCTGGGAGGCAGCTATGCCCGCCGACGCCTTCTACGAGGAGTTCCGACGCTGGCAGAAAGCGGGGTGTCCCGTGGGAACTTACCCGTCTCAGTGGCGCCGCTTCACCGACGATGCTCTGCGCATGTTTCAGAGGCTGCTCGCCGCTGAGCCGGAAAAACGCTGCGGCGTCAAGGATGTCTTCTGTTTTGTCAAGTACGAGCTGGTCAGCGAGCTCAGGCGCAGAGCGTCTTGTCGAGCCAAGAGAAGTGAGAGGTCAAGCTCTGGAGTGTGCACCGGCAGCTGCACCTCTTCGACGTCCACTTCTTCGCGTTCCTCCCACAGACACCCTGAGCCTTCCACGCCTCCGGGAACATCCTGCCTGCGCCCGGCTCCCCTCAAAAGGAGCGTCCTCTCCGACCCGTTGTCTCCCAGAGAGGAGTCCGGACAGCACCAGTCTCCGGGAAGAGACAAGAACAAAAGCCAGATGGTGATGGCGACGGCCATAGAAATCTGTGTGTGA